The Mustelus asterias unplaced genomic scaffold, sMusAst1.hap1.1 HAP1_SCAFFOLD_856, whole genome shotgun sequence genome includes a region encoding these proteins:
- the LOC144487537 gene encoding putative G-protein coupled receptor 139: MSGFREHSSGPDGYVCANLMAIVILSRGRCGLSQCITYYLVAIAVTDFLVMISAVILNRIGGIYFRYSVLSTTPGCTVSSVLVYTTRDGSVWLTVAFTIDRFVAICCQSLKTRYCTEKTALLVIGIVCALSCVKNIPFFFTYQPLYILDGVPWFCDIKSTFYTLTIWQAYLWLDRILTPLFPFFLILLLNALTVRHILAASRARRRLRGSESRGDMEMENRKRSIVLLFAISLSFLLLWVIYVGHFLYVQISGEPYFTGLDFNDPQYILQETTNMLQLLSSCTNIFIYAVIQTRFREEIKNLLMYPFATLKGFLKR; this comes from the exons ATGTCGGGGTTCAGGGAGCATTCTAGTGGCCCTGACGGCTATGTCTGCG CCAATTTGATGGCTATCGTGATCCTATCCAGAGGACGGTGTGGACTGTCCCAGTGTATCACCTACTACCTGGTAGCAATCGCGGTGACTGATTTCCTGGTTATGATTTCTGCTGTCATCCTCAACCGGATCGGTGGCATTTACTTTCGATACAGtgtcctctccaccacccccgGGTGCACGGTCAGCAGCGTCCTGGTATATACCACCCGTGATGGGTCCGTCTGGCTGACTGTAGCCTTCACCATCGACCGTTTTGTGGCCATCTGCTGCCAGAGCCTGAAGACCAGATACTGCACCGAGAAAACAGCATTGCTGGTTATCGGAATAGTCTGTGCACTGAGCTGTGTCAAAAACATCCCTTTCTTCTTCACCTATCAGCCCTTGTATATCCTAGACGGGGTGCCTTGGTTCTGTGATATCAAGTCCACCTTCTACACGTTAACCATCTGGCAGGCCTATCTCTGGCTAGACCGCATATTAACACCATTGTTTCCATTCTTCCTGATCCTGCTGCTCAACGCTCTGACTGTGAGGCACATCTTAGCAGCCAGCagggcccgcaggagactccggggtTCCGAGAGTCGGGGAGACATGGAGATGGAAAACCGCAAGCGGTCTATTGTCCTGCTTTTCGCCATCTCCCTCAGCTTCCTCCTCCTGTGGGTCATATATGTCGGTCATTTCCTCTACGTACAGATTTCGGGTGAGCCATACTTCACCGGCCTGGATTTCAATGATCCGCAGTACATCCTTCAGGAGACGACCAACATGCTGCAACTACTTAGCTCCTGCACTAACATCTTCATTTACGCAGTGATTCAGACCAGATTCAGGGAAGAGATCAAGAACCTGTTGATGTATCCGTTCGCCACCCTCAAAGGTTTTCTGAAAcggtga